From the genome of Candidatus Hydrogenedens sp., one region includes:
- the rpsS gene encoding 30S ribosomal protein S19 encodes MPRSLKKGYFIDQSLLDKIMKQQSTGDRKVIRTWSRRSTVIPEMVGLTIAVHNGKSFIPVFITENMVGHKLGEFAPTRTFHGHPDSKKK; translated from the coding sequence GTGCCTCGTTCACTAAAAAAAGGTTATTTTATTGACCAGTCTCTGTTAGATAAAATTATGAAGCAACAGAGCACAGGTGACCGCAAGGTTATTCGTACATGGTCTCGTCGTTCTACTGTCATCCCAGAGATGGTTGGTTTGACGATTGCGGTTCATAACGGAAAATCATTTATTCCTGTGTTTATTACAGAAAATATGGTTGGGCATAAATTAGGTGAGTTTGCTCCAACCCGAACATTCCACGGACATCCGGATAGTAAAAAGAAATAG